The following proteins are encoded in a genomic region of Anabas testudineus chromosome 13, fAnaTes1.2, whole genome shotgun sequence:
- the aadac gene encoding arylacetamide deacetylase — translation MRLGSVVLFVAFCSFTAHYIYEPIPEEIEERWKLMLTNSFFRGLSHLADFSELLGLKDYMGVMYFITLLEKVVPLSDEHVSVTEEKFDGVEVVLYQPKQEGHELRRAVIYLHGGGWCLGSSRMSPYDLLARNIVTQLDAVVLSVEYRLAPPHHFPVPYEDVYRVVKHFLQKGVLTQYSVDPGRIAVSGDSAGGNLAAAVTQQLQKEHGQQLKAQALIYPVMQALDLNTPSYQQNQDMPILPRTLMVRFWSEYFTSDKALFRAMMANTHNNYESSNLLKFVNWSAFLPETFHRKYNYSAPTVVKGDGGKDDVGMDGSSRSFADPRASPLLVPDTALHSLPKAYILTCEYDVLRDDGIMYVTRLRAAGVEVTHEHYDKGFHGAMMFTVWPTDFLIARRMTDNYIKWLKKNL, via the exons ATGAGGCTGGGAAGCGTGGTTTTATTTGTGGCTTTCTGCTCTTTTACCGCTCATTACATTTATGAGCCCATTCCCGAGGAGATCGAGGAGAGATGGAAACTCATGCTGACCAACTCCTTCTTCAGAGGACTCAGCCACCTG gcAGACTTCAGTGAATTACTCGGGCTAAAGGACTACATGGGCGTAATGTACTTCATTACTCTGCTTGAAAAGGTAGTACCCCTGTCTGATGAACATGTCAGCGTGACTGAGGAGAAGTTTGATGGAGTGGAGGTTGTGTTGTATCAGCCAAAGCAGGAGGGTCATGAACTCAGGAGAGCTGTCATATACCTGCATGGTGGTGGATGGTGTCTGGGGAGTTCAC GGATGAGTCCATATGATCTCCTGGCCAGAAATATAGTCACTCAGCTAGATGCAGTGGTTCTTTCCGTGGA GTATCGCCTTGCCCCTCCTCACCACTTCCCTGTCCCATATGAAGATGTATATCGTGTGGTCAAACACTTCCTCCAGAAGGGGGTGCTGACCCAGTACTCTGTAGACCCAGGACGCATTGCTGTGTCTGGGGATAGTGCTGGGGGGAACCTGGCAGCTGCAGTCACCCAGCAG TTACAAAAAGAACATGGACAGCAGTTAAAAGCCCAAGCACTCATCTACCCTGTGATGCAAGCTCTGGATCTTAACACACCATCCTATCAGCAGAATCAAGACATGCCTATTCTGCCTCGCACCTTAATGGTACGTTTCTGGAGTGAATACTTCACTAGTGACAAGGCTCTTTTTAGAGCCATGAtggccaacacacacaacaattaTGAGTCTTCCAACCTACTGAAGTTTGTAAACTGGAGTGCCTTTCTGCCAGAAACATTTCATAGAAAATACAACTACAGTGCTCCTACTGTGGTAAAGGGAGATGGAGGGAAGGATGATGTTGGGATGGATGGATCATCTAGATCTTTTGCTGACCCAAGGGCATCGCCCTTATTAGTTCCTGATACAGCTTTACACTCTTTACCCAAGGCCTACATTCTGACATGTGAGTATGATGTTCTTCGAGATGATGGGATCATGTATGTCACACGGCTCCGTGCTGCTGGCGTTGAGGTGACGCATGAACACTATGACAAAGGATTTCATGGAGCAATGATGTTTACCGTATGGCCAACTGATTTCCTAATAGCACGTCGGATGACAGACAATTATATCAAATGGCTTAAGAAAAACTTGTAA